CCTTTTGTATGTAATTTCCATCCCTTCCCTATCTTACTACTTGTATTAttactctctctatatatacacacatacaatcTCCACTGAATTTGAGAGACCATAACACCACTTGAAAAACAACCTTAACTTTCCTaatacattataaccttatcTTTTTTAAATGGAAGCTTTTGATCATTCCCATTTTGTTAACACCTTTCCCTTTTCTTTCCCTTTTCCTATCCCTTCTACTGCCACCATAACAACAAACACTTCCATCACTACTAATCCTTCTTGGATGGACTCCAGGATTTGGAGTAGACTCCCTCAACGACTCGTCGACCGAGTTATCGCTTTCCTTCCTCCGCCGGCCTTCTTTCGTGCCCGGTCCGTGTGCAAGAGATGGTATTCTCTCTTGTTCTCTcacactttccttcaaatgtacCTCCATATCAATCACAAATCCTactatttcattttctttaaacaaaagccacaaaaccctaaaaccacCACCACTACAACTATCTTGAAAACCACAAACACCACTCACACCCCTACCGATAACATGGTCCCACATGAAGGTTATCTTTTGGACCCAAAAACCCTTTCTTGGAACCGTTTCGTGTTCCCACTGATCCCACCAGGGTTTTCACCCACGTGTTCCTCTGGTGGGCTCATATGTTGGGTGTCGGATGAAGCGGGTTCGAAAGGTCTGTTACTTTCGAACCCACTTTTTCCATCTTTAGTCACCCCACTTCCATCAACCCTAAGACCTAGATTATTCCCATCAATAGGGCTAACAATCTCAAACTCTTCAATTGATGTAATGGTAGCTGGTGATGATTTAATTTCCCCATATGCAGTCAAAAACTTGACAACTGAAAGCTTTCACATTGATGTTGGTGGATTTTATTCCATTTGGGGGACCACATCATCTTTACCAAGATTATGTAGCTTGGAATCTGGAAAAATGGTCTATGTTCAAAATAACAACTCACCTGGCAAATTTTACTGCATGAACTATAGTCCTTTTAGTGTGTTGGGTTACGATATGGTTCGAAACGAATGGTCAAAAATACAAGCACCCATGAGGAGGTTTCTTAGGTCTCCAAGTTTAGTTGAGAGTAAAGGCAAGCTAGTGCTAATTGCAGCAGTGGAGAAAAGTAAGCTGAATGTTCCTAGGAGTTTAAGGATGTGGGGTTTACAAAACTGTGGGACCACATGGGTCGAAATCGAGAGAATGCCGCAGCAGTTGTATGTGCAGTTTGCTGAGTTGGAGGGCGGGAGAGGCTTTACTTGTGTTGGAAATGGAGAGTTTGTGGTGGTTATGATTGTGGGGGGGTCCGCGGAGAAGGCGTTGTTGTTTGATTTTAGTAAGAAAAGATGGGTTTGGATTCCGCCGTGCCCTTATCTGGGCGGTGGTGGTGCCAGCGGCAGCGGTGGTGAGTTGAATGGTTTTGCTTATGACCCTAGGCTTGCTACACCTGTAACTGGACTACTTGATCAGTTGACTACTTTAAATCCGTTTTAGTGTACtactatataatatatgatcTAGCTATAGCTATAtctatcttttatattaaagtTGTATGTACCGTctagtttgtttgtttgttttctaggGTTAATTATGTAATCGATCAAAATGAATCTAATGATGGAATGTGCCTCAAGAATGAGAATATTGCATATGATGTAATCTTTTATCTATCctttttatgtacttttattTGCTTAGCTAGATATATATGAATTTGAATATTGTAGCATGAGCGTAGCTAGGAAGAAAATAAATACGGATTATATGCCCTCTACCCTACAGGACATAGGCTGTAAAAAGATTTTGAAGATTTGTTTAAAATGAACAACATTATCAAGGAACTTTCATTACTTTTTGATTTGTTCTCTCATCATTTATAGTAGTAGGCATGagcaaaaatccaaaaaaaccgaaaccaaaccaaaccggtACCGGTGTACGATGAGGATTTGGTATCGGTTCTTGATTTGGAACGATTTCCGTTTCGGTACTATAATATATAGTAgt
The Erigeron canadensis isolate Cc75 chromosome 2, C_canadensis_v1, whole genome shotgun sequence DNA segment above includes these coding regions:
- the LOC122590121 gene encoding protein UNUSUAL FLORAL ORGANS, producing the protein MEAFDHSHFVNTFPFSFPFPIPSTATITTNTSITTNPSWMDSRIWSRLPQRLVDRVIAFLPPPAFFRARSVCKRWYSLLFSHTFLQMYLHINHKSYYFIFFKQKPQNPKTTTTTTILKTTNTTHTPTDNMVPHEGYLLDPKTLSWNRFVFPLIPPGFSPTCSSGGLICWVSDEAGSKGLLLSNPLFPSLVTPLPSTLRPRLFPSIGLTISNSSIDVMVAGDDLISPYAVKNLTTESFHIDVGGFYSIWGTTSSLPRLCSLESGKMVYVQNNNSPGKFYCMNYSPFSVLGYDMVRNEWSKIQAPMRRFLRSPSLVESKGKLVLIAAVEKSKLNVPRSLRMWGLQNCGTTWVEIERMPQQLYVQFAELEGGRGFTCVGNGEFVVVMIVGGSAEKALLFDFSKKRWVWIPPCPYLGGGGASGSGGELNGFAYDPRLATPVTGLLDQLTTLNPF